In the Desulfovibrio subterraneus genome, CACGATCGCCGCTCACATCCTGTTCAGCATTTCATATCCTGAAATCCGCCCGCCTCTTGAACGCGTCAAACCGCTTCCCGGCCGGATTCCGTGCTGAACCATCTATACATATCTTTGAAGGGAGAGAGTCTCCCCATGCCGACAGCCTATGTGGCTGACAGTCTCGAACCTTGGCGTTGTGCCAGCCTGCCGGCTGTAATGGCTAGGCGGTTGACGCCGCGTAACCGAAGGGGATTTGCAATGTCTACGTACTATACACATTCTTTGGACAGTCTGCCGCTGACCGATTCTGAAAAGCAGGCTGTGACCAAAGTAATGGCGCAGTATCAGTTCCGCGCCAACGATTACTATCTTTCTCTCATCGACTGGGAGAATCCCTCCGATCCCATCCGCCGCATCATTGTGCCGCATCCTGACGAAGCCCGCGGCTGGGGCGCGCTTGATCCCTCCAGTGAGTGTGATTACACTGTCATGCCCGGGCTGCAGCATAAGTATTCCGACACGGCCATCATGCTGGCCAGCGACGTATGCGGCGGGCTTTGCCGTTTCTGTTTCCGCAAACGCATTTTCATGGACGGGTCCGAGCCTGCAAAGGTCGATGTACCCGAAGCGTTGCGGTATATCGAGGGGGCCACCGAGATCTCCAATGTGCTGATATCCGGCGGCGATCCGCTGCTGCTTTCAACCGCCAGGCTCGAAGAGATCATCAGCGGGCTTTCCGCCATTCCCCATGTGCAGTTCATCCGCATAGGCTCGCGTATGCCCGTGTTCGATCCGTACCGGATCATCAATGATCCTGCACTGGTCAAAATGCTCGGCAGCTACAGCCGCCCCGGCAGCAAGATCTACATTCAGACGCATTTCAACCATCCCAACGAGATCACGGAAGCAGCCCAGAAGGCCGTGCATATGCTGCAGCGGGCCGGCATCATTCTTACCAACCAGACGCCGCTGCTGCGCGGAGTGAATGATGATCCTGAGGTGCTGGCCGACCTGTTCAACGGACTGGCCCGTATGGGGGTGCCTCCGTACTACCTGTTCGTGTGCCGCCCCACCACCGGCAATCAGCATTTCACTGTGCCCGTTGAAGAGGGATATACCATTCTGCAGGCCGCTCTCAGGCATTGCTCCGGCCCTGCCAAGCGGGCCCGCTTCTGCATGTCGCATGCTACAGGCAAGATAGAGGTGCTGGGCGTAACCGAGGATCAGGTGCTCTTCCGCAGACATCGTGCTCCCGCAGACAAGGTGGCGGGAGAAATATTCGGATTTCCAAGAAATCCCCGCGCCACATGGCTTGACGACTACCTTGATACCGAGGCGGACAGCGCCGAAGCCCTGCAGGCCGAATCAGCTGCTCTCGACCTTCCGGACCTGTGCAAGACCTGCGGTGCCGGTGTGCCGCGTCCCAACTAGAGAGCGATTCGGGCATACGGAACAGGTTGACAGGGAGGGGCGCCCTGTATAGTCCTGTAGTTGTGGTGGCATCTGTTCGCTGCAACAAGACCGGATGCCTGTTCTGCAACCCTTGCACGACTCATGGAGGATTTGATGCATAAATACGAATGTCCCTGCGGATATATCTATGACCCCATGGAAGGCGATTCTGAAAACAATATTCCGCCGGAAACAGCCTTCGAGAATCTGCCGGATGACTGGGTATGTCCCTTGTGTGGTGCTGAAAAGGAATTCTTCACCAAAAAGGCGTAGCACACTGACAGCATTGAGTATTACCTCTGAACCCCCGTTTCGACGGGGGTTTTTTTGTCAGGTATGCAATCTGCTCCGGCAAGGTATTCCTGCCCGGAGCGCCCGATAATGCCGGCTTGTTCGGGCCTTTCTGTTCTGATATTATGCCCGGCTGCATGTAGGTTGAGTAATCACGCAGTGCGTGATAGCTTCAGCCCCCTGTCACATGAACAGGGGCTTGTGCTCTGTGGGCACGGGCTGTGTGCCGTACCAAAAGGAGGGGGGAGTGTTCAGACTGCTCAGAGGGATACGCATGCCTCTTTCAACCAAGGTCGCTGCCGTGGGAACAGTGCTTTTTGCCTGTTCCGGCATCTGCGTCCTTGGTGCGCTGCTGGCTTTGTCTGTCAGTGCCCCGTTAACGCCGGTAGACATTGTATGGCTCATGGCCTGCTGCGCCGCGCTGTTTCTTCCACTGTACTATTTCCTGCTGAACTATATCGGCAGAGAGCTTATTTCCCGTCCTCTGGAAGAGTTGACGCAGACGGCCCATGATCTTGGCAGCGCACCGCTGCCCACCCGTATACCCGTCGAGGACGAGCTGGATGCGCTGGCTGTGGCACTTGTCCGTTCCGGTGAATCACTTTCGGAACGGCTCCGTGTCCTGCGCGATTCCAACGGCATGCTCAATGCGCTGCTGACCGGTCTGCCGGGGTTCGTGAGCGTGCAGGACAGGTCCTTCAGGGTGGTCTATTGCAACGCCACGTTTACCAAAGTCTTTAACACCCGCCCCGGCGATTCGTGCCGCAGGCTGTGCAACCGTCCCGCTCCGGGCGGTGACTGCCCTGTGGCGCAGACCTTTGCGGACGGGCAGCCCAGACTTCTTGAGGAAAACGGTGCCTACCCCGACGGAACACATACCCGCTGGCTTGTGGCCACTGCGCCGGTCAAGGCAGAAGACGGCACCATAACACATTGCATAGAATTGCGCCTGGATATGACCACGCCAGAACTACAATAGAAGTTACTCACATCGCGATTGAAAGCGCCATTCTCGGGCAGAGAGTGGCGCTTTTATTGTTGCGTGCAAATCATTCTTGCCTGCTGTCGGTTCACGTGCCCGATATGTTCATTCACTCCGCACACGGAAATAATGGATGAGAGTGCGCTATAACGCCATAACCTGTTTGAGGGAAAAGGGGACCGGTCTGAATCTTCCGCCGCAGGGATGCCGTCGGCAGGCTGATTGCCGGACGGATTCTCTGTGAATGCAGCCGGTCCAATGTCGCCGGGGGGTGTCTCCGACGCGGCAGCAATCAATCATCTGTCAAAGGAGTGAGGAATGTTTTACTTCTTTCTAGCCTGCGCACTGCTTATTGCCGGTTACTTTATCTACGGTAAAGTGGTTGAAGCCAACTTCGGCGCCGACCAGTGCCGCGTAACACCTGCGTGCCGCATGGAAGACGGTGTGGACTACGTCAAAATGAGCCCCGCCAAGATCTACCTTATCCAGCTGCTCAACATTGCAGGTCTGGGTCCCATCTTCGGCCCCATTCTCGGCGCTCTCTACGGTCCTGCAGCCCTGGTGTGGATCGTGCTCGGCAGCATCTTTGCCGGTGCCGTGCATGACTATTTTGCAGGCATGATGTCCGTGCGTTACGACGGCAAGTCCATTCCGGATGCCGTCGGCTACAACCTCGGCAAGTTCGCCAAGCAGTTCATGAACGTGTTTTCCATTGTGCTGCTGCTGCTCGTGGGTGTGGTATTCGTTCTCGGCCCCGCCAAGCTGCTGGCCAACAAGATAGGCTTTGAACTGGACAAGACGGCTGCCGTTGCTGTGTGGACCGGCATCATCTTCGCCTATTACTTCCTTGCCACCATTCTTCCCGTTGACAAGATCATCGGCCGCCTCTACCCCCTGTTTGCCGTATGTCTGCTGGTTATGGCCGGCGGCCTCTCCACCATGCTTATCGTTGACGGCTACACCTTCTTCCCCAACGGCATCGGCCTTGCCAACGTGCACCCCACCGGCCTGCCCATGTGGCCTCTGATGTTCATCACCATCGCATGTGGCGCCATTTCCGGCTTCCATGCAACCCAGTCTCCGCTCATGGCACGCTGCCTGCCCGATGAAAAGTGCGGCCGCCCCATCTTCTACGGCGCAATGATCGGTGAAGGCATCATCGCCCTTGTGTGGGCAACCCTCGGCATGACTTTTTACCAGACCCCCGAAGCCCTGCAGGCCGTTCTGGCCAGCGGTGGTCCCGCAGCCGTTGTCGACCAGGTTGCCACCACCCTCATGGGTCCCATCGGCGGCTTCCTCGCCATCATCGGTGTTATCATTCTGCCCATCTCTTCCGGTGACACGGCATTCCGCGCTGCCCGCCTCATCATCGCCGACTTCACCAACGTGGGGCAGCGCGATGTTGCCAAGCGCCTGATGATCGCAGTGCCCCTGTTTGTTGTGGGCTACCTGATCACCAAGACCGACTTCAACATCATCTGGCGTTACTTCGGCTTCTCCAACCAGACTCTGGCCACCATCGTGCTCTGGGCTGCCGCTGTCTATCTGGTGCGCCACGGCAAGATTCACTGGATTGCTTCCATACCCGCCACCTTCATGACCGCAGTGTGCGCAACCTACCTGTGCGTTGCTCCGGAATTCGCTCTCAAGTTCGATTCCAGCGTGGGCTACCCCATCGGCATCGCCACGGCTGCAGTCTGCTTCGTGCTCTTCATGCTGAAGGCCCGCAAGACTGTCGTGGAAGTGGATGCTCCCGATTCTCCCGGTACCATCGGCTAACGGCCGGTGTACTGACCGCAAATGATAAAGCCCCCGTTTCCGGACGGGGGCTTTTCTAGTGTATGAGAAATTGTTGTGTCAGGCGAAGGCTGCAAGGTGCGGTGGTGGGGTCAGCAGATCGGCAATGGATATGTTGTCCAGCGCGTTTTCCAATATGCCGGATACCTGCAGCCATGCCGGACGGGTAGGGCATTCCTGCTTGCGGGGGCATAATGCGGCGGCTTCTCCGTCGCAGCACTGGGTGAGATCAATGGGGCCTTCGATGGCCCTGACCACGTCACCAAGAGAAATGCCGGATGGCGGATTGGCCAGCGTGTGACCTCCTGTTACGCCGCGGGTGCTGGTGACAAGGCCGCCCTGCTTCAGCGGACGTATGATCTGCTCTATGAACTGGACTGAAATGCCCGTTTGCTCCGAGAGACTGGTCGTATTGACCACAGTCCCCTTGTTCTCTGCCAGAATGACGAGAATGCGGGTGGCATAGCGGGACCGTGCGGACAATTTCATTGCGGTGCCTCATCTGGGTTGCAGTGACAGGGTGTGCCGCATTGCTCTCGCATGTAATTGTAGTGCCCTTGTGCGTGGTGGTGTTTCAGCTGATCGTTAAGGCGGCATGCCCTGTGTTATAT is a window encoding:
- a CDS encoding KamA family radical SAM protein, producing MSTYYTHSLDSLPLTDSEKQAVTKVMAQYQFRANDYYLSLIDWENPSDPIRRIIVPHPDEARGWGALDPSSECDYTVMPGLQHKYSDTAIMLASDVCGGLCRFCFRKRIFMDGSEPAKVDVPEALRYIEGATEISNVLISGGDPLLLSTARLEEIISGLSAIPHVQFIRIGSRMPVFDPYRIINDPALVKMLGSYSRPGSKIYIQTHFNHPNEITEAAQKAVHMLQRAGIILTNQTPLLRGVNDDPEVLADLFNGLARMGVPPYYLFVCRPTTGNQHFTVPVEEGYTILQAALRHCSGPAKRARFCMSHATGKIEVLGVTEDQVLFRRHRAPADKVAGEIFGFPRNPRATWLDDYLDTEADSAEALQAESAALDLPDLCKTCGAGVPRPN
- a CDS encoding rubredoxin codes for the protein MHKYECPCGYIYDPMEGDSENNIPPETAFENLPDDWVCPLCGAEKEFFTKKA
- a CDS encoding PAS domain-containing protein, whose translation is MFRLLRGIRMPLSTKVAAVGTVLFACSGICVLGALLALSVSAPLTPVDIVWLMACCAALFLPLYYFLLNYIGRELISRPLEELTQTAHDLGSAPLPTRIPVEDELDALAVALVRSGESLSERLRVLRDSNGMLNALLTGLPGFVSVQDRSFRVVYCNATFTKVFNTRPGDSCRRLCNRPAPGGDCPVAQTFADGQPRLLEENGAYPDGTHTRWLVATAPVKAEDGTITHCIELRLDMTTPELQ
- a CDS encoding carbon starvation CstA family protein, coding for MFYFFLACALLIAGYFIYGKVVEANFGADQCRVTPACRMEDGVDYVKMSPAKIYLIQLLNIAGLGPIFGPILGALYGPAALVWIVLGSIFAGAVHDYFAGMMSVRYDGKSIPDAVGYNLGKFAKQFMNVFSIVLLLLVGVVFVLGPAKLLANKIGFELDKTAAVAVWTGIIFAYYFLATILPVDKIIGRLYPLFAVCLLVMAGGLSTMLIVDGYTFFPNGIGLANVHPTGLPMWPLMFITIACGAISGFHATQSPLMARCLPDEKCGRPIFYGAMIGEGIIALVWATLGMTFYQTPEALQAVLASGGPAAVVDQVATTLMGPIGGFLAIIGVIILPISSGDTAFRAARLIIADFTNVGQRDVAKRLMIAVPLFVVGYLITKTDFNIIWRYFGFSNQTLATIVLWAAAVYLVRHGKIHWIASIPATFMTAVCATYLCVAPEFALKFDSSVGYPIGIATAAVCFVLFMLKARKTVVEVDAPDSPGTIG
- a CDS encoding RrF2 family transcriptional regulator, whose amino-acid sequence is MKLSARSRYATRILVILAENKGTVVNTTSLSEQTGISVQFIEQIIRPLKQGGLVTSTRGVTGGHTLANPPSGISLGDVVRAIEGPIDLTQCCDGEAAALCPRKQECPTRPAWLQVSGILENALDNISIADLLTPPPHLAAFA